A window of Parambassis ranga chromosome 10, fParRan2.1, whole genome shotgun sequence contains these coding sequences:
- the pabir2 gene encoding protein FAM122B isoform X1, producing MDWRQAALSNKMNNSGLLPQEKMELDLELPSSLVQTDGHLRRSNSAPMINGLSDNSQVFQREVLRSRRNSTTVVNRPNMVECFLHYTHASVLLLECSPNIYCPLQVPSSPIRVPSTRLHQIKQEEGVDVMNRETAHEREVQAAMQMSQSWEESLSLSDNDLEKSASSSPKRIDFVPVSPAPSPTRGIGKKQCFSPSLQILVSSNGLTPSPIPSPTRRFSRRSQSPINCIRASILGPIKRKGEMEMESQPKRLFQGTTTMLSSDVSNLSDLSSCHSPDLLDGSLSSVGSSTDSPGKMEGVSPSSSSNSPFASLQDLSPK from the exons ATGGATTGGCGACAAGCAGCTTTATCAAACAAAATGAACAACTCAGGACTTCTGCCACAAGAAAAGATGGAGCTGGATCTGGAACTTCCATCCTCATTAGTTCAGACCGATGGACACCTGAGAAGATCCAACAGTGCACCCATGATAAATGGCTTAAG TGACAACTCCCAGGTGTTTCAGAGAGAGGTCCTGCGTAGCCGGAGAAACAGCACTACGGTTGTCAATAGGCCAAACATGGTAGAGTGCTTTTTACATTATACACATGCCAGTGTACTTCTTCTCGAATGTTCTCCAAACATTTATTGTCCTTTACAGGTCCCTTCGTCACCCATTCGTGTCCCCAGCACTAGACTCCATCAGATAAAACAA GAGGAGGGTGTAGATGTGATGAACAGGGAAACGGCTCATGAGCG GGAAGTTCAAGCTGCCATGCAGATGAGCCAGTCATGGGAAGAAAGCCTTAGTCTG AGCGACAATGACTTGGAGAAGTCGGCGTCTTCATCTCCGAAGCGTATTGACTTTGTGCCCGTGTCACCTGCCCCGTCCCCGACCAGAGGAATCGGAAAAAAG CAGTGTTTCTCTCCATCACTACAAATTCTCGTCAGCAGTAATGGTCTCACACCCAGCCCAATACCCAGCCCAACTCGACGATTTAG CCGACGCAGTCAAAGTCCAATCAACTGCATCAGAGCCAGCATACTGGGCCCTATAAAACGCAAAG gtgagatggagatggagagtcAGCCTAAGAGGCTGTTTCAGGgtaccaccaccatgctgtcATCAGACGTCTCCAACCTGTCAGATCTCAGTTCCTG TCACTCTCCAGATTTACTGGATGGCAGCCTCAGCAGTGTTGGCTCTTCCACCGACTCGCCAGGCAAAATGGAGGGAGTGTCGCCTTCCTCGTCCAGCAACTCGCCCTTTGCTTCCCTCCAGGATTTGTCCCCAAAATGA
- the pabir2 gene encoding protein FAM122B isoform X2 — MDWRQAALSNKMNNSGLLPQEKMELDLELPSSLVQTDGHLRRSNSAPMINGLSDNSQVFQREVLRSRRNSTTVVNRPNMVPSSPIRVPSTRLHQIKQEEGVDVMNRETAHEREVQAAMQMSQSWEESLSLSDNDLEKSASSSPKRIDFVPVSPAPSPTRGIGKKQCFSPSLQILVSSNGLTPSPIPSPTRRFSRRSQSPINCIRASILGPIKRKGEMEMESQPKRLFQGTTTMLSSDVSNLSDLSSCHSPDLLDGSLSSVGSSTDSPGKMEGVSPSSSSNSPFASLQDLSPK, encoded by the exons ATGGATTGGCGACAAGCAGCTTTATCAAACAAAATGAACAACTCAGGACTTCTGCCACAAGAAAAGATGGAGCTGGATCTGGAACTTCCATCCTCATTAGTTCAGACCGATGGACACCTGAGAAGATCCAACAGTGCACCCATGATAAATGGCTTAAG TGACAACTCCCAGGTGTTTCAGAGAGAGGTCCTGCGTAGCCGGAGAAACAGCACTACGGTTGTCAATAGGCCAAACATG GTCCCTTCGTCACCCATTCGTGTCCCCAGCACTAGACTCCATCAGATAAAACAA GAGGAGGGTGTAGATGTGATGAACAGGGAAACGGCTCATGAGCG GGAAGTTCAAGCTGCCATGCAGATGAGCCAGTCATGGGAAGAAAGCCTTAGTCTG AGCGACAATGACTTGGAGAAGTCGGCGTCTTCATCTCCGAAGCGTATTGACTTTGTGCCCGTGTCACCTGCCCCGTCCCCGACCAGAGGAATCGGAAAAAAG CAGTGTTTCTCTCCATCACTACAAATTCTCGTCAGCAGTAATGGTCTCACACCCAGCCCAATACCCAGCCCAACTCGACGATTTAG CCGACGCAGTCAAAGTCCAATCAACTGCATCAGAGCCAGCATACTGGGCCCTATAAAACGCAAAG gtgagatggagatggagagtcAGCCTAAGAGGCTGTTTCAGGgtaccaccaccatgctgtcATCAGACGTCTCCAACCTGTCAGATCTCAGTTCCTG TCACTCTCCAGATTTACTGGATGGCAGCCTCAGCAGTGTTGGCTCTTCCACCGACTCGCCAGGCAAAATGGAGGGAGTGTCGCCTTCCTCGTCCAGCAACTCGCCCTTTGCTTCCCTCCAGGATTTGTCCCCAAAATGA